One stretch of Ornithinimicrobium ciconiae DNA includes these proteins:
- a CDS encoding Hsp70 family protein gives MVGRSGYILGVDLGTTFTAAAVWHEGHAEVVPLGDHSPQIPSAVFRTSEGEFLVGEAALRRGAADPSGLATEFKRRIGDDTNIMVAGTPMSAHALMAHLLTWVVGHVSTGQGGPPATTVLTCPANWGPYRRELLEQAGRMAGLGSVVLCTEPSAAAVHFASTERVETGDTVAVYDLGGGTFDAAVLRKDGPASFALLGSPEGIEHLGGLDFDAAVLQHVWTTLGDVDVDPDDEAVLAGLNRLRRECTDAKEALSVDTDVTIPVDLGDVHRTVRLGRAELEEVLRPSLEETVAAVERSLASASLTVAELDSVLLVGGSARIPLVTELLTRQLSRPVAVSAHPKHGVALGAAMVGAQVSGAIDRSAASSSRSSDGSGGTAASARPVGGAAVLGTAGEGASGSPSAGPKDAGHGAAPSAAGAGAGAASGAPPLQQTPPKQSPRRAALARRSLLAAAILAALALLALTIGPTAGDPQLTTQLDAGREVATLDGTPVQAGSRLQLTLAGQDLPSGSAVVTDQQTVNLSGARIYAVGPLRATVSGPDGTQLEATAQLLPPDGPPWGRLLSLPGAIVVLGLLFAFAYGESLLRPVLRQARPVRVVTMAGMGAIGAVLGVVLVLATWILGARLHSPVSVVLALLCCIGAVGLVPLGLEHRARVSTGRSARPT, from the coding sequence ATGGTGGGCCGGAGCGGTTACATCCTCGGGGTGGATCTCGGGACCACGTTCACGGCAGCGGCGGTGTGGCACGAGGGGCACGCGGAGGTCGTCCCGCTCGGTGACCACAGCCCCCAGATCCCGTCCGCGGTGTTCCGGACGAGCGAGGGTGAGTTCCTGGTGGGCGAGGCCGCGCTGCGGCGTGGAGCGGCCGATCCCAGCGGTTTGGCCACCGAGTTCAAACGCCGCATCGGGGACGACACCAACATCATGGTGGCAGGGACCCCGATGTCCGCCCACGCCCTGATGGCGCACCTGCTCACGTGGGTCGTGGGTCACGTCAGCACCGGCCAGGGCGGGCCGCCAGCGACGACCGTGCTCACCTGCCCGGCCAACTGGGGGCCCTACCGTCGGGAGCTGCTTGAGCAGGCAGGACGGATGGCTGGTCTCGGCTCGGTCGTGCTGTGCACCGAGCCGTCTGCGGCGGCGGTGCACTTCGCCTCGACCGAGCGTGTCGAGACCGGGGACACCGTCGCGGTCTATGACCTCGGCGGCGGCACCTTCGATGCGGCGGTGCTCCGCAAGGACGGCCCGGCCAGCTTTGCCCTGCTCGGCTCCCCCGAGGGCATCGAGCACCTGGGCGGGCTGGACTTCGATGCTGCTGTGCTCCAACACGTCTGGACGACCCTCGGGGATGTCGATGTCGATCCTGACGACGAGGCGGTGCTGGCTGGACTGAACCGGTTGCGGCGGGAGTGCACCGACGCCAAGGAGGCCCTCTCCGTCGACACCGACGTCACCATCCCCGTGGATCTGGGCGACGTGCACCGCACGGTCCGCCTGGGCAGGGCCGAGCTGGAGGAGGTGCTCAGGCCCTCGCTGGAGGAGACCGTCGCGGCCGTCGAACGCTCTCTGGCCAGCGCCAGCCTCACCGTCGCGGAGCTGGACTCGGTGCTGCTGGTGGGCGGCTCGGCCCGCATCCCGTTGGTCACCGAGCTGCTCACGCGGCAGCTGAGTCGTCCGGTCGCGGTCAGCGCCCATCCCAAGCATGGCGTCGCGCTCGGCGCGGCGATGGTCGGGGCGCAGGTGTCAGGGGCGATCGACAGGTCGGCAGCGAGCAGCTCACGCTCGTCAGATGGCTCAGGCGGCACCGCGGCGTCGGCGAGGCCTGTCGGCGGTGCCGCCGTGCTGGGCACGGCCGGTGAGGGGGCCTCTGGGTCGCCGTCCGCTGGGCCGAAGGACGCTGGGCACGGAGCCGCTCCCTCTGCGGCAGGGGCGGGCGCGGGGGCGGCCAGCGGTGCCCCACCGCTGCAACAGACACCGCCGAAGCAGTCCCCCCGACGGGCAGCCCTGGCACGCCGCAGCCTGCTCGCCGCCGCCATCCTGGCAGCGTTGGCCTTGCTCGCGCTCACCATCGGGCCCACGGCCGGGGACCCGCAGCTGACAACGCAGCTGGACGCTGGACGGGAGGTCGCCACTCTGGACGGCACCCCGGTGCAGGCTGGCAGCCGACTCCAGCTCACCCTCGCCGGCCAGGACCTGCCCTCCGGCAGCGCGGTGGTGACGGATCAGCAGACGGTGAACCTCAGCGGTGCCCGGATCTATGCCGTCGGTCCGCTGCGGGCAACAGTCTCGGGTCCGGACGGCACGCAGCTCGAGGCGACGGCCCAGCTGCTGCCTCCGGACGGTCCACCCTGGGGGCGGCTGCTGAGCCTGCCCGGTGCCATCGTCGTCCTGGGGCTGCTGTTCGCCTTCGCCTATGGCGAGTCGCTGCTGCGCCCGGTCCTGCGGCAGGCCCGGCCCGTCCGGGTCGTCACCATGGCCGGGATGGGTGCGATCGGTGCCGTCCTCGGCGTCGTCCTGGTCCTGGCGACGTGGATCCTCGGCGCCAGGCTCCACTCCCCCGTCTCCGTGGTGCTCGCGCTCCTCTGCTGCATCGGCGCAGTCGGCCTGGTGCCCCTCGGCCTGGAGCACCGTGCCCGCGTCAGCACGGGCAGGTCGGCACGTCCCACCTGA
- a CDS encoding Ig-like domain-containing protein translates to MSRHSGPLVRWVGVLVLLLLPLVGGGAVLADGGPSRSGTTAEGVCHEATATGAPSPISTQPDTGEDCARSGPGVPTATEAAPTARTGDEPTSTDTPTSPPGPEPTSPPDPTSPVSPTPTATAEPTATTAPEPAPTATPPAPTAAPQPTPTVPPGADPITGDRPTVSETAGQDPVDPAELLVTEVVLTLNATSGEVGAPLSWTATVYDGTAPVPGATVHFLGQLLGQEDVEETLSTDDGGSASLTHTRLEPGTETLTVTVESEGGAISATRTFLWWEGNDNGLVIELEPLNGSGLVGGTAEFVATVTDNGAPAVGELVDFRGLMDGQETVWLEGVTGEHGTATFHHSREVAGTEDILVVLWEAEVDAETTFTWRGPLQVTMSAGDGSAEVGSTVQWTATVTDAELGSAWEQGVSVRFLGRMAGQPDVDVTLTTGPDGVATYLHTRSVAGMELLEVTATLGDESASDEANFEWLEPAPVTEIEIEPQDSSGLVGEPVEFLATVTLGDDPVSDEFVFFSATMVGVGEVYLEGTTDDEGQVAFQHTRAVPGTDNISVSTYPSSAEADTTFIWEPMEVEITLEPLEASGPIGEPVEFVATVTGNGEPLEGETVYFSAYWEGEEGGSTFLDGVTDANGIARFEHAEDRTGVQNIAVDTPAYGQEAWAETTFTWEPVEVELTLEPLDSSAEVGSTVEFAATVMANGTPRPGVLVYFFAAYEDSDDYVSLEAVTDEDGVARFLHTRQDYGLENVIVSTYALENEVSAETTFTWRGPLQVQLSFESGSADVGTEVTWTATVSSEDPGSIGAAAPGLEPAWEEGVSVRFLAQMAGEPDVDITLPTDADGIVSFTHTRLVPGTEIQLVTATVGAETATADTTFEWLQPDPTVQIEVEPRDAAGPVGQQVEFVATVTGDGEPLEGQLVYFSAQMEAEVPGVFLVGLTGADGTASFEHSREVTGVEAITVETPAFGQEAWNSTSFTWELAPPLIVLHQNSTSGGIGTPLQWSATVTSGDEVVEGASVRFLGQLSGQPDVDVTVLTDTDGVATYSHTRTVAGTESLMVGATVDDQTVFANGSFEWLVPVPIIEIEVQPSNGSGPVGTTQEFVAAVTVDGEPAADQLVTFTATMTGAAPVSIQGETDAKGVARFDHSRSLDGVDSITVQAAVSGQTVVAQTTYTWQAPAAPPTLTLTQSGTSGVVGTDLVWTATVTSGGEPVQGASVRFLGQLPGDGPVDVTVTTNASGQATHTHSRSVAGTESLQVTATIAGQPLIETGSFTWLAEPTDPPGGETPGEPPGGETPGEPPGGETPGEPPTQTPGEPPTQEPGEPPAGEAPPTSLPVTPTPVTATTPGPEDEGAPEPDPEPGTETEAGPAPSTDVPGTPPSSAPPLTTVALGSASATPGGDLEVTGTGCEPGSTVTITLAGEALATTTADSTGAFSARAAVASVPLGQYAVDVQCGDATGEAVVDLVSTAESSTAVASAASAAAVLTFFVLLGSSVFRSTFGSVG, encoded by the coding sequence GTGAGCCGGCACTCAGGACCGCTGGTGAGGTGGGTCGGGGTCCTGGTGCTCCTCCTGCTTCCACTGGTCGGCGGCGGGGCCGTGCTGGCCGACGGGGGACCATCCAGGAGCGGCACCACTGCTGAGGGGGTGTGCCACGAGGCCACCGCCACCGGCGCGCCGTCACCCATCTCGACGCAGCCGGACACCGGTGAAGACTGCGCACGGTCAGGCCCTGGCGTTCCCACCGCCACGGAGGCCGCCCCCACCGCGCGCACGGGGGATGAACCGACCAGCACCGACACCCCCACCTCCCCTCCCGGCCCGGAGCCGACCTCCCCTCCCGACCCCACCTCACCCGTCTCCCCGACGCCCACCGCGACTGCGGAACCCACAGCGACAACGGCCCCCGAGCCGGCTCCGACCGCGACGCCACCGGCTCCGACGGCAGCCCCCCAACCGACGCCGACCGTGCCCCCGGGGGCCGACCCGATCACCGGTGACCGCCCGACCGTGTCGGAGACCGCCGGCCAGGACCCGGTTGACCCCGCCGAGCTGCTGGTCACCGAGGTGGTGCTCACCCTGAACGCGACCAGTGGCGAGGTCGGGGCGCCGTTGAGCTGGACCGCCACCGTGTATGACGGGACGGCTCCGGTGCCCGGAGCGACAGTGCACTTCCTGGGTCAGCTGCTTGGGCAGGAGGACGTGGAGGAGACGCTGTCCACGGACGACGGAGGCTCCGCGTCCCTCACGCACACGCGTCTGGAGCCAGGAACGGAGACCCTGACGGTCACGGTCGAGTCTGAGGGAGGAGCGATATCCGCGACGCGGACCTTCCTCTGGTGGGAGGGGAACGACAACGGACTCGTGATTGAGCTGGAACCGTTGAACGGCAGCGGGCTGGTGGGTGGGACGGCTGAGTTCGTGGCCACAGTGACCGACAACGGGGCACCCGCCGTCGGCGAATTGGTCGACTTCAGGGGCCTGATGGACGGGCAGGAGACCGTCTGGCTCGAGGGAGTGACCGGGGAGCACGGCACGGCGACGTTCCACCACAGCAGGGAGGTGGCGGGCACGGAGGACATCCTGGTGGTGCTCTGGGAAGCGGAGGTGGACGCCGAGACCACGTTCACCTGGCGGGGACCTTTGCAGGTCACGATGTCTGCCGGAGACGGCAGTGCCGAGGTGGGCAGCACCGTCCAGTGGACGGCCACCGTCACTGACGCGGAGCTGGGTTCCGCGTGGGAGCAGGGGGTCAGCGTCCGGTTCCTGGGACGGATGGCAGGGCAGCCCGACGTGGACGTGACGCTCACCACGGGCCCTGACGGAGTCGCCACCTACCTGCACACCCGAAGTGTGGCCGGCATGGAACTCCTTGAGGTCACGGCCACCCTCGGGGACGAGTCGGCGAGCGATGAGGCCAACTTTGAGTGGTTGGAGCCCGCACCTGTCACGGAGATCGAGATCGAGCCGCAGGATTCCAGCGGGCTGGTCGGCGAGCCGGTGGAGTTCCTGGCCACGGTCACACTCGGCGATGACCCCGTGTCCGATGAGTTCGTCTTCTTCTCCGCGACGATGGTCGGTGTCGGCGAGGTCTACCTCGAGGGGACGACCGACGATGAGGGGCAGGTCGCCTTCCAGCACACCCGAGCCGTCCCCGGGACAGACAACATCAGCGTCTCCACCTACCCAAGCAGTGCCGAGGCTGACACCACCTTCATCTGGGAGCCCATGGAGGTGGAGATCACCCTTGAACCACTGGAGGCCAGCGGTCCGATCGGCGAGCCAGTGGAGTTCGTCGCCACCGTGACGGGGAACGGGGAGCCGCTCGAGGGGGAGACCGTCTACTTCTCGGCCTACTGGGAGGGCGAGGAGGGCGGCTCGACCTTCCTGGACGGTGTGACGGACGCGAACGGCATCGCGCGGTTCGAGCACGCTGAGGACCGAACTGGGGTCCAGAACATCGCCGTCGACACTCCGGCATACGGCCAGGAGGCCTGGGCAGAGACCACGTTCACGTGGGAGCCCGTGGAGGTCGAGCTCACGCTCGAACCACTCGACTCGAGCGCCGAGGTCGGTTCGACGGTCGAGTTCGCGGCCACGGTGATGGCCAACGGGACACCCCGACCGGGCGTGCTCGTGTACTTTTTCGCCGCCTACGAGGACTCTGATGACTATGTGTCGCTGGAGGCGGTGACCGACGAGGACGGTGTGGCACGGTTCTTGCACACCCGACAGGACTATGGCCTCGAGAACGTCATCGTCTCCACCTACGCCCTGGAGAACGAGGTCTCTGCTGAGACGACGTTCACCTGGCGCGGGCCGCTGCAGGTGCAGCTGTCCTTTGAGAGCGGCAGCGCCGATGTCGGCACCGAGGTCACCTGGACCGCCACGGTCAGTTCGGAAGACCCAGGGAGTATTGGGGCGGCTGCCCCCGGTCTCGAGCCAGCCTGGGAGGAGGGGGTCAGCGTCCGGTTCCTGGCCCAGATGGCCGGTGAACCCGACGTGGACATCACGCTGCCCACCGATGCGGACGGGATCGTTTCCTTCACGCACACGCGGCTCGTGCCGGGCACCGAGATCCAACTGGTGACGGCGACGGTTGGGGCGGAGACAGCAACTGCCGACACGACGTTCGAGTGGCTGCAACCCGACCCGACCGTGCAGATCGAGGTCGAGCCACGCGACGCAGCGGGTCCGGTGGGTCAGCAGGTGGAGTTCGTCGCAACGGTCACCGGGGACGGGGAGCCCCTAGAGGGCCAGCTCGTGTACTTCTCGGCGCAGATGGAGGCAGAGGTGCCCGGGGTCTTCCTCGTGGGGCTCACTGGCGCGGACGGGACCGCGAGCTTCGAACACAGCCGGGAGGTGACCGGTGTCGAGGCCATCACCGTCGAGACCCCGGCGTTCGGCCAGGAGGCCTGGAACAGCACGAGCTTCACCTGGGAGCTGGCGCCACCACTGATCGTTCTCCACCAGAACTCCACCAGCGGCGGGATCGGGACGCCGTTGCAGTGGAGTGCGACGGTCACGTCCGGCGACGAGGTGGTCGAGGGTGCCAGCGTCCGCTTCCTGGGTCAGCTCAGCGGTCAGCCCGACGTGGACGTCACGGTGCTCACCGATACTGACGGGGTGGCCACCTACAGCCACACCCGGACCGTGGCCGGCACTGAGAGCCTGATGGTCGGGGCCACGGTGGATGACCAGACGGTCTTTGCCAACGGCTCCTTCGAGTGGCTGGTCCCCGTGCCCATCATCGAGATCGAGGTCCAACCGTCGAACGGCTCTGGTCCGGTCGGGACCACCCAGGAGTTTGTCGCCGCGGTGACTGTCGACGGAGAGCCTGCTGCGGACCAGCTCGTGACCTTCACCGCGACCATGACGGGCGCCGCGCCCGTGTCGATCCAGGGGGAGACCGACGCCAAGGGGGTGGCTCGGTTTGACCACAGCAGGAGCCTTGACGGCGTGGATTCGATCACCGTCCAGGCCGCCGTCTCCGGCCAGACGGTCGTGGCTCAGACGACCTATACCTGGCAGGCGCCAGCGGCTCCGCCGACGCTCACGCTGACCCAGAGCGGCACCAGCGGAGTGGTGGGCACGGACCTGGTGTGGACCGCCACGGTCACCTCAGGAGGTGAGCCGGTGCAGGGGGCCAGTGTCCGGTTCCTCGGCCAGCTCCCGGGTGATGGACCCGTGGACGTCACAGTGACGACCAACGCCAGCGGCCAGGCGACGCACACCCACAGCCGCTCGGTCGCCGGCACCGAGAGCCTCCAGGTCACTGCCACCATTGCGGGGCAACCGCTGATCGAGACGGGGTCGTTCACCTGGCTGGCCGAGCCCACGGACCCGCCGGGAGGCGAGACGCCGGGTGAGCCGCCGGGAGGTGAGACGCCCGGTGAGCCGCCGGGAGGTGAGACGCCCGGTGAGCCGCCGACACAGACGCCGGGTGAGCCGCCGACGCAGGAGCCGGGTGAGCCGCCCGCTGGCGAAGCTCCGCCGACGAGCCTGCCGGTCACGCCGACACCGGTCACGGCGACGACCCCTGGTCCCGAGGATGAGGGCGCACCTGAGCCTGACCCGGAACCCGGCACCGAGACCGAGGCCGGCCCAGCGCCATCGACTGACGTGCCCGGAACACCACCTTCCAGCGCCCCGCCCCTGACCACCGTGGCTCTGGGAAGTGCATCGGCCACGCCCGGAGGTGACCTGGAGGTGACCGGCACCGGTTGCGAGCCGGGCAGCACCGTGACCATCACCCTGGCGGGCGAGGCCCTGGCAACCACCACGGCAGATTCCACCGGAGCCTTCTCGGCCAGGGCAGCCGTGGCCAGTGTCCCGCTCGGGCAGTATGCCGTTGACGTCCAGTGCGGGGACGCGACCGGTGAGGCTGTCGTGGACCTGGTCTCCACGGCTGAGTCGTCAACGGCCGTCGCCTCGGCAGCCTCAGCGGCGGCGGTCCTGACGTTCTTCGTGCTGCTGGGCAGCAGCGTGTTCCGCTCCACCTTCGGCTCGGTCGGCTAG
- a CDS encoding eCIS core domain-containing protein: MHDHNHDVDDSTLRPKSARIDEETQRPAAARAAAEGRTDVLSPADLLGLQRVAGNAGVSTALEEERSPVHDVINSAGRPLDEPVRADMESRLGHDFNDVRVHDDGAAHSSAASVNAHAYTVGSHVVFQRDAYDPSSAAGQQTLAHELTHVVQQRSGPVDGTSAGGGIAVSDPSDRFEREASATAERVMAGPAPTPSAVQRSADEAPLGIQREEGEEEEPLQAMSVQREEEPSPEEEVEAPGG, from the coding sequence ATGCATGACCACAACCACGACGTTGACGACAGCACCTTGCGCCCCAAGTCTGCGCGGATCGACGAGGAGACGCAGCGTCCCGCGGCCGCACGGGCGGCCGCTGAGGGGCGGACCGACGTCCTCTCGCCCGCCGACCTGCTCGGGCTGCAGCGCGTCGCCGGCAACGCGGGGGTGAGCACGGCCCTGGAGGAGGAGCGCTCACCCGTGCATGATGTGATCAATTCAGCGGGCCGCCCCCTGGACGAGCCGGTCCGCGCCGACATGGAGTCCCGCCTGGGCCATGACTTCAACGACGTGCGCGTGCATGACGACGGTGCTGCCCACTCATCTGCGGCGTCCGTGAACGCCCACGCCTACACCGTCGGGTCGCACGTGGTCTTTCAGCGCGACGCCTATGACCCCTCGAGCGCAGCCGGTCAACAGACTCTGGCCCACGAGCTCACCCACGTCGTGCAGCAGCGGTCCGGTCCCGTGGACGGCACCTCTGCCGGGGGCGGCATCGCGGTGAGCGACCCGAGCGACCGCTTCGAGCGGGAGGCCTCCGCCACCGCGGAACGGGTCATGGCTGGGCCGGCCCCGACACCCTCAGCCGTCCAGCGGTCCGCCGACGAGGCACCCCTCGGCATACAGCGCGAGGAAGGCGAGGAGGAGGAGCCGCTGCAGGCGATGTCCGTCCAGCGCGAGGAAGAACCCAGCCCCGAGGAAGAGGTTGAGGCGCCCGGCGGGTAA
- a CDS encoding phage tail sheath family protein, whose translation MPTYLSPGVYVEEVPSGSKPLEGVGTAVAAFVGLSAQGPFNEPTLVSNWTQFTSTFGGFIPGSYLATSVQGYFLNGGGNCYVVRIGQENGNGRGSSRSKEAPPELAPGPQAQLGRITIRALEADATDGSLTVEVADAGGESPSDDMFKLVVKRDGKVVEEYDRTTLKSGKANVATVVNAASKTITIEDAGSGSLARPETGATTLATPPPPAAVPASIDADDYVGDVAERTGFSGLESIDEITMLAVPDLMSAYQQGVIDLEAVQAVQLGMIAHCELMGDRMAILDPPPGLNAQQIKEWRVEAAGYDSPYATLYWPWIKSPDPITGQMTFMPPSGHLAGIWGRNDDTRGVHKAPANEVVRGAVSLETQITRNEHDLLNPVGINCIRAFPGQGIRVWGARTLSSDPEWRYVNIRRLFNYLEESILNGTNWAVFEPNDQALWAKLRRTISAFLVNEWRKGALFGSTPDEAFFVKCDEETNPAEGIDAGQVVCLVGVAPVKPAEFVIFRLSQFSGGTSLVSE comes from the coding sequence ATGCCTACCTACCTCTCCCCAGGTGTCTACGTGGAGGAGGTGCCATCCGGTTCCAAGCCTCTTGAGGGCGTGGGGACCGCAGTCGCCGCGTTCGTGGGCCTCTCCGCCCAGGGACCATTCAATGAGCCGACGTTGGTGAGCAACTGGACCCAGTTCACCTCCACCTTCGGCGGCTTCATCCCCGGCTCCTACCTGGCCACATCGGTCCAGGGCTACTTCCTCAACGGCGGCGGCAACTGCTATGTCGTGCGGATTGGCCAGGAGAACGGCAACGGCCGAGGTTCCTCCCGCTCCAAGGAGGCACCGCCCGAGCTCGCGCCGGGACCGCAGGCCCAGCTGGGACGGATCACCATCAGGGCGCTGGAGGCCGACGCAACCGACGGATCGCTCACTGTTGAGGTGGCCGATGCCGGCGGAGAGAGCCCCAGCGACGACATGTTCAAGCTCGTCGTCAAGCGGGACGGCAAGGTTGTTGAGGAGTATGATCGCACGACCCTGAAGTCCGGCAAGGCGAACGTGGCGACGGTGGTGAACGCCGCGTCGAAAACAATCACCATCGAGGACGCCGGCAGTGGCTCGCTCGCCCGCCCCGAGACGGGCGCGACCACCCTGGCCACACCCCCGCCACCGGCTGCAGTGCCGGCCAGTATCGACGCCGACGACTATGTCGGTGACGTTGCCGAACGCACCGGGTTCTCCGGTTTGGAGTCCATCGACGAGATCACCATGCTCGCCGTCCCGGACCTGATGAGCGCCTACCAGCAGGGCGTCATCGACTTGGAAGCCGTGCAGGCGGTCCAGTTGGGCATGATCGCGCACTGCGAGCTCATGGGAGACCGGATGGCCATCCTGGACCCGCCGCCCGGGTTGAACGCCCAGCAGATCAAGGAGTGGCGCGTCGAGGCCGCCGGTTACGACTCGCCCTACGCCACGCTTTACTGGCCCTGGATCAAGTCTCCCGACCCGATCACCGGGCAGATGACCTTCATGCCGCCCTCCGGCCACCTGGCCGGCATCTGGGGACGCAATGACGACACACGCGGGGTGCACAAGGCACCGGCCAACGAGGTGGTCCGCGGCGCCGTCAGCCTGGAGACCCAGATCACCCGGAACGAGCACGACCTGCTCAACCCCGTGGGCATCAACTGCATCCGCGCCTTCCCAGGGCAAGGCATCAGGGTCTGGGGCGCTCGCACCCTGTCCTCGGACCCGGAATGGCGTTACGTCAACATCCGGCGGCTGTTCAACTACCTGGAGGAGAGCATCCTCAACGGCACCAACTGGGCCGTCTTCGAGCCCAACGACCAGGCACTGTGGGCCAAGTTGCGCCGCACCATCAGCGCGTTCCTGGTCAACGAGTGGCGCAAGGGTGCCCTGTTCGGGTCCACCCCAGACGAGGCCTTCTTCGTCAAGTGCGACGAGGAGACCAACCCGGCCGAGGGCATCGACGCGGGCCAGGTGGTCTGCCTGGTCGGGGTCGCCCCGGTCAAGCCGGCGGAGTTCGTCATCTTCCGGCTCTCCCAGTTCTCCGGCGGCACCAGCCTGGTGTCGGAGTAG
- a CDS encoding phage tail protein, giving the protein MPLPENDAGVGYSFGLEVDGIQIKHITEISGLKMEQDVVELKQNDSKGNYVIKKIPGRWKAGELTVTRPLNADNSFKDWVKNAQLGKMGDVRKGGAVILYDYENAPVARYNFTNAWPKSLEMSTLKAGDTSVLTEKLVMTYEKLEAE; this is encoded by the coding sequence ATGCCATTGCCAGAGAATGACGCGGGCGTCGGCTACTCCTTCGGCCTGGAGGTCGACGGGATCCAGATCAAGCACATCACGGAGATCAGCGGCCTGAAGATGGAGCAGGACGTGGTCGAGCTCAAGCAGAACGACTCCAAGGGCAACTACGTCATCAAGAAGATCCCCGGCCGGTGGAAGGCGGGAGAGCTCACCGTGACCCGGCCGCTGAACGCGGACAACAGTTTCAAGGACTGGGTCAAGAACGCACAGCTCGGCAAGATGGGTGACGTGCGCAAGGGCGGTGCCGTCATCCTCTACGACTACGAGAACGCACCGGTTGCACGCTACAACTTCACCAACGCCTGGCCCAAGAGCCTGGAGATGAGCACCCTCAAGGCCGGCGACACCTCGGTGCTCACCGAGAAGCTCGTGATGACCTACGAGAAGCTCGAGGCTGAGTGA
- a CDS encoding DUF6760 family protein: protein MTYAPQRLYEEVAYVAYHFHWSREDILDLEHAERQRFVTEIGNLNRRINEGG, encoded by the coding sequence GTGACGTACGCGCCCCAGCGTCTCTACGAGGAGGTCGCGTACGTCGCCTACCACTTTCACTGGTCGCGGGAGGACATCCTCGACCTGGAGCATGCCGAGCGCCAGCGCTTCGTGACCGAGATCGGCAACCTCAACCGCCGGATCAACGAGGGAGGCTGA
- a CDS encoding phage tail protein — protein sequence MEEPDAGVTTCWAVEIGRLNLGSWISCDGLGIELVMEQREEGGNNGFVWQLPTRVKYSNIKLSRPICSETSAVVDWLTGVVRKAEPQTARIRALTAEGKAVAVWNLQGVIPVRWTGPSMSAESPKTATETVELAHHGFTVGKE from the coding sequence ATGGAAGAGCCTGACGCTGGAGTCACCACGTGCTGGGCGGTGGAGATCGGGCGGCTGAACCTGGGGTCGTGGATTAGTTGCGACGGTCTGGGCATCGAGCTGGTGATGGAGCAGCGGGAGGAGGGCGGCAACAACGGCTTCGTCTGGCAGCTGCCCACCCGGGTGAAGTACTCCAACATCAAGCTGTCCCGGCCGATCTGTTCGGAGACCAGCGCCGTCGTCGACTGGCTCACCGGCGTCGTCCGCAAGGCCGAGCCGCAGACCGCCCGCATCCGGGCCCTCACCGCTGAGGGGAAGGCGGTCGCGGTGTGGAACCTCCAAGGGGTCATCCCGGTCCGGTGGACCGGCCCCAGCATGTCCGCGGAGTCGCCCAAGACAGCCACCGAGACGGTCGAACTGGCCCATCACGGCTTCACCGTCGGAAAGGAGTGA
- a CDS encoding CIS tube protein has translation MSSSMALVVTGSGKESPPTPLQDAQQGPAKDATRSQMERARLVIYELQPAPNETDAKVGPKLDEINFQFNPKEVSIQKQAKWERKPATGAKKAGPPQFTGAEPCKLTLEMFLDATAAHDTSVVTTVEKLFACCAPTEKSSDKEKPSPPLVALHWGKVTSFAAFVTSVSAKYSLFSSDGTPIRALCQVSLEEMPVLAWRQNPTSGGLAVRRAHQLVDGDTLASVAYAEYGDPALWRPLAAFNGIDDPLRLRRGTRLLLPTLDELGVG, from the coding sequence ATGTCTTCATCCATGGCACTGGTCGTCACCGGCTCCGGCAAGGAGTCACCTCCCACCCCACTGCAAGATGCCCAGCAGGGACCTGCCAAGGACGCCACCCGGTCCCAGATGGAGCGGGCCCGACTGGTCATCTACGAGCTGCAACCGGCACCCAACGAGACCGACGCCAAGGTCGGGCCAAAGCTGGACGAGATCAACTTCCAGTTCAACCCCAAGGAGGTGAGCATCCAGAAGCAGGCCAAGTGGGAGCGCAAGCCGGCCACCGGCGCCAAGAAGGCCGGACCGCCGCAGTTCACCGGCGCCGAGCCATGCAAGCTGACCCTGGAGATGTTCCTGGATGCGACCGCCGCGCACGACACCAGTGTGGTCACCACGGTGGAGAAGCTGTTTGCCTGCTGCGCACCGACCGAGAAGAGCAGCGACAAGGAGAAGCCCTCCCCGCCGCTGGTCGCCCTGCACTGGGGCAAGGTCACCAGCTTCGCCGCGTTCGTCACCTCGGTCAGCGCCAAGTACTCCCTGTTCAGTAGTGACGGCACCCCCATCCGGGCGCTGTGCCAGGTGTCCCTCGAGGAGATGCCGGTCCTGGCCTGGCGGCAGAACCCGACCTCGGGCGGGCTGGCGGTGCGCCGTGCCCACCAGCTCGTCGACGGGGACACCCTGGCATCCGTGGCGTATGCCGAGTACGGAGACCCCGCTCTGTGGCGACCACTGGCCGCCTTCAACGGGATCGACGACCCGCTCCGGCTGCGCCGCGGCACCCGGCTGCTGCTGCCGACCCTGGACGAGCTGGGGGTGGGCTGA